Genomic segment of Drosophila simulans strain w501 chromosome 2R, Prin_Dsim_3.1, whole genome shotgun sequence:
AATAACATTATTCCGGATTCGTGAGCATAGCCAGCAACATAATGTTTAACAAGTTCGCTGTCATAATTATTGGCATATTGGCCTGTTTTAATCATACCAAGGCCGATAAGGTAACATTTTGTGATACAGGATCCTGGAGTTCAGGCTCataagttttcatttttgcagtCCAGTTTTGACATGGTCTTCACAAACTGCTCCTGCAGCAGTGAGGATCCCGATGGGATGCTATCGCACTTGAAATGTGGTTTGAGCAAAAGTGTGAAAAGGCCGTCCTTCAATATCGAGCTGCAATTCCAAAAGCCGGTGGCTAAGTTCTTTGTGAACATGAGGATTGTTTTACCCCGAAAATTTGGCGACGACTTTACGCTGTTTAATCTATCCGGAATCGATGGTTGCAGTCTGCTGTCGAACAAGAACCAGATCGCCTTCATCCAACTGGGCCGCAAGCATATG
This window contains:
- the LOC6735025 gene encoding uncharacterized protein LOC6735025, producing MVFTNCSCSSEDPDGMLSHLKCGLSKSVKRPSFNIELQFQKPVAKFFVNMRIVLPRKFGDDFTLFNLSGIDGCSLLSNKNQIAFIQLGRKHMDRFSNVPKRCPWPKDVNYYIRGFRSDMATMPAFSFETDMNLWFEFVVNHHKLIRGFIQSRVQRRKNAKGAAGGD